A genomic window from Cyprinus carpio isolate SPL01 chromosome B9, ASM1834038v1, whole genome shotgun sequence includes:
- the LOC109060608 gene encoding secreted frizzled-related protein 3-like codes for MFSYEMFICVLAIACLLEIPRGTAAASCEPIRIPMCRTMPWNMTKMPNHLHHSTQANAVLAIEQFEGLLGTQCSPDLLFFLCAMYAPICTIDFQHDPIKPCKSVCERAKCGCEPVMKKYNHTWPESLACEELPVYDRGVCISPEAIVKAEGPDNPYYQDPSKCNPEGNPDFPMDSHNVNCKAANDRCKCKSVKLVQKTYSKNNYNYVIRARVKEIKTRNHDLSAIVEVIDVLKSSLVNIPRDTITLYYNSGCLCPPLVANEEYIIMGYENKERSRLLLLDGSIAQKWKDKMGRKVKRWDRERDRANPGGSNTRQSRR; via the exons ATGTTTTCCTACGAGATGTTCATCTGCGTCCTGGCCATCGCCTGTCTCCTGGAGATCCCCCGAGGCACCGCGGCCGCGTCCTGCGAGCCCATCCGCATCCCCATGTGCAGGACCATGCCGTGGAACATGACCAAGATGCCCAACCACCTCCATCACAGCACGCAGGCCAACGCCGTGCTCGCCATCGAGCAGTTCGAGGGGCTCCTGGGTACCCAGTGCAGCCCGGACCTGCTGTTCTTCCTCTGCGCCATGTACGCGCCCATATGCACCATCGACTTCCAGCACGACCCCATCAAGCCCTGCAAGTCCGTGTGCGAGCGGGCCAAGTGCGGATGCGAGCCGGTCATGAAGAAGTATAACCATACGTGGCCGGAGAGTCTGGCCTGCGAGGAGCTGCCCGTCTACGACCGAGGAGTCTGCATCTCACCCGAGGCTATAGTTAAGGCGGAGGGGCCAg ATAATCCTTACTATCAAGACCCTTCAAAATGTAACCCTG AAGGAAATCCAGACTTCCCAATGGATTCACATAATGTCAACTGCAAAGCAGCTAATG ATCGGTGCAAATGCAAGTCTGTGAAACTTGTTCAAAAGACATATTCAAAGAACAATTACAATTATG TCATCCGGGCAAGAGTGAAAGAGATCAAGACTAGAAATCATGACCTGAGCGCCATCGTGGAGGTCATAGACGTCCTGAAGTCTTCTCTGGTCAACATCCCTCGGGACACCATCACTCTTTATTATAACTCTGGGTGCCTGTGTCCTCCGCTAGTAGCCAATGAGGAATATATCATCATGGGTTATGAAAACAAGGAAAGGTCCAG ACTGCTGCTCCTTGATGGATCCATTGCACAGAAGTGGAAAGACAAAATGGGCCGGAAAGTGAAG CGCTGGGACCGTGAGCGGGACCGAGCAAACCCAGGCGGGAGTAATACGAGACAGAGCCGCCGCTAA